In a genomic window of Phacochoerus africanus isolate WHEZ1 chromosome 6, ROS_Pafr_v1, whole genome shotgun sequence:
- the WDR97 gene encoding WD repeat-containing protein 97 isoform X5: MESVESGPLPPAPDLCGVDVYDVPDPGLLTEKNEPSFSEPVPQRFTSSSEWQSMTVCSRARQLWLLLRASLQSFVEKAKRAELRAARLTHGLEPLRRLAVAAGLCSVAQDPVGRRFVVLDGAGLLHLHREDGLAQEKLPAPITLTGLVAVLGPLGAVGRFVGWGPAGLAILRSDLSLLWLSKPGLFRAPGHEPICCLPVPNPGLLLVAAAGGILALWKFRSGGRCLVPQGSPLQLPASPPGALVRLALGPQPPCHLPCCFAACGSAVLTCDLHTWALIDVRRDLHKTTVSDLAYCSELEAMVTASRDSTVKVWEADWQIRMVFVGHSGPVTAVAVLPNTSLVLSASQDGTLRTWDLQAAAQVGEVALSCWDRSVPPESVSRLLAPAGPGWPLLSLRASSVELWCLRELYSPLAQLSAPVLHLQVVPVLPTLAPPAPQLPVRLVCACADGSVSLVSALTGRVVNALLLEPEDRAAAVAYCLQREVLWLLTRTGHLLCANSARCPMQVLHRLRPPLPPTPRPCCLHLYSHLTDPRSAFASWEIVCQHKGDLCHRDMAWTWKDKNRWVPQPARAGRGDRATQQARVARRYLPVVGHTDGTLSVLELRSSKTVFRTEAHSPGPVTAIASTWNSVVSSGGDLTVKMWRVFPYAEESLGLLRTFSCCHPAVALCALGSRVTVGFEDPDSATYGLVQYGLGNSPRCDHRPQDDPTDHITGLCCCPALKLYACSSLDCTIRIWTAENRLLRAPAAPASARFSHLCPLRSPQPSLLPPLPCCCLCLLLQGARLDSCPEHLSRLLQLNGAPQALTFCSNSGDLVLALGSRLCLVSHRLYLPTSYLVKKLCQETPDEVHGPPLTNKESLASAQPQRLANLHGVAGLSMASSFIHRQTATPQQPVLEEVGWVLPLACPLPPAPCLCPCPGHSPSVPGAGLGHPWLSGQHTARLKEEWAHPRPPPQDLQALIARDHDLQQLGLGLVGPAARPPPSWQQRQEAFDNYLRLIYGPDLLGTCSGRESQRWSTTTVTVERDTRDACALPGPSQAGVCAEAPTVPTVLPPQDLGTQGRRFARPPRVTLPIPPTHRRVHSRASQLLARSSLSSDLGLSLDLQLQSEPLLGEKPVAPDPPSYLQHRIPLLPKRRPQALLSNLGGFYPATIQPDKDSRRPIHFPGCVPNSVVLQQMWQPGQVGGLKALCQLMGSRPKVGHSRDDLGLRQGGWRHHAKWQQNLLQWLGDAEEQGELVLDLASDSLSPHGQPSDQLLESREQEAEVGRQGAVAGPQELLGEEGSAAVATPLPHQSSRFLLRKPSGSPDTTIRKESYFCRPQYRHRRSLWGERYGHLPRFLHFLIGQNWFKKLFPIFTLEAYPEVGTVEGLASLFLDLLEEASWADRGHILHALLRLLPDVSQDLCSRLQGVLLCLLNRDQPPSLEVSPESRAPPGSGLRHQAELPPTPQDPTQKQFVMLALQLLLACSLDAREVVLELSAYFLYSPAPCRPEIQKLMDGLGLQDPQGFLFQEMTTWVRAPDLGSKAALRERCRQKLEEMMQPLQVRAGSAGGAPARRASRRRLPRLSPWAEERAEPGEASRLLAPALALPPGLSPTPQLPVCHRRESGGVVSGWRGGSTSPASLRGGGGRGRFHPGQDTPSPGSLPQTEAWQPSVAKLSEMLPKIALPPPKGAPPPMSMLSGTTAHVSVTPSVHSGTPSSISWTPARVVSPGELDSAAPEAQAQQMRPQRSSGRSRRALSETLVHFRPFPEVHPWSSAPAALLDEPLPLEQTDWSRSKMLDLGPIDALNFFCEQQRARQQGVLQGEFERPRRPPRLHPRGPNTVVPQPRDRRHYPILRLQEAQVQRPPVKVRGHVLSRLWEDHTLDSPARMLKLPLPRVEPQPFPRDWPRPSRPLPPGLLQPALQRYFLLDGAHPDSYS; this comes from the exons ATGGAGTCGGTGGAAAGCGgccccctgcctccagccccggACCTGTGTGGTGTTGACGTCTATGACGTCCCGGACCCGGGGCTGCTCACGGAAAAGAACG AGCCATCGTTTTCAGAGCCAGTCCCCCAGCGTTTTACCAGCAGCTCAGAGTGGCAGAGCATGACTGTGTGCAGCCGTGCCCGCCAGCTGTGGCTGCTTCTGCGTGCAAGCCTCCAGAGCTTCGTGGAAAAG GCAAAGAGAGCTGAGCTGCGCGCGGCGCGCCTGACGCACGGGCTGGAGCCACTGCGCCGCCTGGCGGTGGCAGCCGGGCTGTGTTCAGTGGCGCAGGACCCGGTGGGTAGACGCTTCGTGGTGCTGGACGGCGCAGGCCTCCTACACCTGCACAGAGAGGACGGCTTGGCACAGGAGAAGTTGCCGGCTCCCATCACACTTACAGGGCTGGTGGCAGTGCTGGGCCCGCTGGGTGCCGTGGGCCGCTTTGTGGGCTGGGGCCCAGCGGGTCTGGCTATACTAAGGTCTGACCTCAGCTTACTGTGGCTGAGTAAGCCAGGGCTGTTCAGAGCACCTGGCCACGAGCCCATCTGCTGCCTGCCGGTGCCCAATCCCGGGCTGCTGCTGGTGGCAGCGGCAGGCGGCATCCTGGCCCTCTGGAAGTTCCGTTCAGGGGGTCGCTGCCTGGTTCCACAGGGGTCgcctctgcagctgccagcaagcCCCCCAGGAGCGCTCGTGCGCCTGGCTCTGGGGCCTCAGCCCCCCTGTCACCTCCCATGCTGCTTTGCAGCCTGCGGCTCTGCTGTGCTCACCTGCGATCTGCACACCTGGGCTCTCATAGATGTGCGACGGGACTTGCACAAAAC CACCGTCTCGGACCTGGCGTACTGCAGTGAGCTCGAGGCCATGGTGACAGCGTCCCGGGACAGCACAGTGAAGGTGTGGGAGGCAGACTGGCAGATCCGGATGGTGTTCGTGGGCCACTCAG GCCCggtgactgctgtggctgtgctcccGAACACGTCCCTGGTGCTGTCGGCTTCGCAGGACGGGACGCTTCGCACGTGGGACCTGCAGGCAGCGGCGCAGGTGGGAGAGGTGGCACTGAGCTGCTGGGACCGGAGCGTGCCGCCCGAGAGCGTGAGCCGCCTGCTGGCCCCTGCCGGCCCGGGCTGGCCCTTGCTCTCCTTGCGCGCCAGCAGCGTGGAGTTGTGGTGCCTGCGTGAGCTCTACTCGCCCTTGGCACAGCTGTCGGCGccagtgctgcacctgcaggtgGTGCCCGTGCTGCCCACGCTGGCGCCCCCGGCCCCTCAGCTGCCGGTGCGCCTTGTGTGCGCATGCGCCGACGGCTCAGTTTCCCTGGTCTCGGCCTTGACCGGACGCGTGGTGAACGCGCTTCTGCTCGAGCCCGAAGACCGCGCGGCCGCTGTGGCCTATTGCCTGCAGCGAGAGGTGCTGTGGCTGCTGACGCGCACCGGGCACCTGCTGTGCGCCAATTCTGCGCGCTGCCCCATGCAGGTGCTGCACCGCCTGCGCCCACCGctgccccccactcccaggcCCTGCTGCCTGCACCTCTACAGCCACCTCACAGACCCCAGGAGCGCGTTTGCCAGCTGGGAGATCGTGTGCCAGCACAAGggcgacctgtgccacagagaCATGGCCTGGACCTGGAAGGATAAGAACCGGTGGGTGCCACAGCCAGCGAGGGCTGGGCGAGGCGACAGGGCCACGCAACAGGCTCGTGTTGCCCGCAGGTACCTGCCTGTGGTGGGGCATACGGATGGCACCCTGTCGGTACTCGAGCTGCGCTCCTCCAAGACTGTTTTCCGAACGGAGGCTCACAGCCCAGGCCCCGTCACCGCCATCGCGTCCACCTGGAACAGCGTCGTGTCCTCGG GGGGAGACCTGACTGTGAAGATGTGGCGCGTCTTCCCCTACGCCGAAGAGAGCCTGGGTCTGCTGCGCACCTTCTCCTGCTGCCACCCGGCCGTGGCGCTCTGTGCCCTGGGGTCGCGCGTCACCGTGGGCTTTGAGGACCCAGACAGCGCCACCTACGGCTTGGTGCAGTATGGCCTGGGCAACAGTCCGCGCTGTGATCACCGGCCCCAGGATGACCCCACCGACCACATCACCG GCCTGTGCTGCTGTCCCGCCCTCAAGCTGTACGCCTGCTCCAGCCTGGACTGTACCATCCGCATCTGGACAGCGGAGAACCGCCTGCTGAG AGCCCCAGCGGCTCCCGCCTCTGCCAGGttctcccacctctgccccctccggagcccccagccctcacttctcccacctctgccctgctgctgcctctgtCTCCTACTCCAAGGTGCAAGGCTGGACTCTTGCCCTGAACACCTCTCCAGGCTCCTGCAGCTGAATGGTGCCCCTCAGGCCCTGACCTTCTGCAGCAACAGTGGGGACCTGGTGCTGGCACTGGGCTCCCGCCTCTGCCTGGTGTCACACAGGCTCTACCTGCCCACGTCTTACCTGGTTAAG AAGCTGTGCCAGGAGACGCCTGATGAGGTGCATGGCCCTCCACTGACCAACAAGGAGTCACTGGCATCAGCCCAGCCGCAGAGGCTTGCCAACCTGCATGGGGTGGCCGGCCTCAG CATGGCCTCGTCTTTCATCCATCGCCAGACGGCAACACCTCAGCAGCCTGTgttggaggaggtggggtgggtcCTGCCCCtagcctgccccctgccccctgccccctgcctctgcccctgcccaggcCACTCTCCATCAGTCCCTGGGGCAGGCCTGGGACACCCGTGGCTGTCTGGGCAGCACACAGCAAGGCTCAAGGAGGAATGGGCtcacccccgacccccaccccaggacttgCAGGCCCTCATCGCCCGGGACCACGACCTTCAGCAGCTAGGACTGGGGCTGGTGGGCCCGGCAGCCCGGCCCCCACCCTCCTGGCAGCAGCGCCAGGAGGCCTTTGATAACTACCTTCGTCTGATCTATGGCCCTGACCTGCTG GGCACGTGCTCTGGACGAGAGTCCCAGCGATGGAGCACCACGACTGTCACGGTGGAGAGAGACACGCGGGATGCATGTGCCCTGCCTGGTCCCTCGCAGGCTGGCGTCTGCGCCGAAGCCCCAACAGTGCCGACAGTCCTGCCACCCCAGGACCTGGGCACCCAGGGCCGGCGCTTTGCCCGCCCTCCCCGAGTCACCTTGcccatcccccccacccaccgGAGGGTGCACAGCAGAGCATCCCAG CTGCTGGCCCGCTCCTCCCTGAGCTCCGACCTGGGCCTCAGtctggacctgcagctgcagtcGGAGCCGCTCCTCGGGGAGAAGCCTGTGGCCCCGGACCCACCATCCTACCTGCAGCACAGG ATCCCCCTGCTGCCGAAGAGGCGGCCCCAGGCGCTTCTCTCCAACCTCGGGGGCTTCTATCCTGCCACCATTCAGCCCGACAAG GACTCGAGGCGGCCCATCCACTTCCCTGGCTGTGTGCCCAACTCTGTGGTGCTGCAGCAGATGTGGCAACCCGGGCAGGTCGGCGGCCTCAAAGCCCTCTGCCAGCTCATGGGCAGCAGACCCAAG GTAGGACACAGCCGAGACGACCTGGGGCTGCGCCAGGGCGGCTGGCGGCACCACGCCAAGTGGCAGCAGAACCTGCTCCAGTGGCTGGGGGATGCAGAGGAGCAAGGAGAGCTGGTTCTGGACTTGGCCTCAGATTCTCTGAGCCCCCACGGGCAGCCTTCAGACCAGCTGCTGGAGTCCAGGGAGCAGGAGGCTGAAGTGGGCCGCCAGGGCGCTGTGGCCGGGCCTCAGGAGCTGCTTGGAGAGGAAGggtctgcagctgtggccacGCCCCTGCCCCATCAGAGCTCCAGGTTTTTGCTCCGGAAGCCCAGCGGCTCCCCAGACACCACCATCAGGAAAGAGAGCTATTTCTGCCGCCCCCAGTACCGCCACAGGCGCTCGCTCTGGGGAGAGCGCTATGGGCATCTGCCGAGGTTCCTGCATTTTCTCATCGGCCAGAACTGGTTCAAAAAGCTCTTCCCCATCTTCACTCTGGAG GCGTACCCTGAGGTGGGCACGGTGGAGGGCCTGGCCTCGCTGTTCTTGGACCTGCTGGAGGAGGCCTCCTGGGCAGACCGCGGGCACATCCTCCACGCGCTGCTGAGGCTGCTGCCTGACGTCAGCCAGGACCTCTGCAGCCGGCTGCAGGGCGTCCTCCTGTGCTTGCTCAACCGGGACCAGCCCCCCAGCCTCGAGGTGAGCCCGGAATCCCGCGCCCCACCCGGCTCGGGCCTCAGGCACCAAGCagagctcccccccacccctcaggacCCAACGCAGAAGCAGTTTGTGATGCTGGCGCTGCAGCTGCTCCTGGCCTGCTCCCTGGATGCGCGCGAGGTGGTGCTGGAGCTCTCGGCCTACTTCCTGTACTCGCCAGCGCCCTGCCG GCCGGAGATCCAGAAGCTGATGGACGGACTAGGCCTCCAGGACCCTCAGGGCTTCCTGTTCCAGGAGATGACGACCTGGGTCCGGGCTCCAGACCTCGGCTCCAAGGCCGCACTGCGCGAGCGCTGCCGCCAGAAGCTGGAGGAAATGATGCAGCCGTTGCAGGTCAGGGCGGGCAGCGCTGGGGGGGCGCCTGCCCGCAGAGCCTCTCGCCGCCGTCTCCCCAGGCTCTCCCCCTGGGCAGAGGAGCGAGCTGAGCCGGGCGAGGCCAGCAGGCTCCTCGCCCCGGCTCTGGCTCTGCCTCCCGggctctctcccaccccccagcTTCCTGTGTGCCACCGGAGGGAGTCTGGGGGGGTGGTCTCAGGCTGGCGAGGGGGCAGCACCTCTCCAGCCtccctgcggggggggggggggcggggccgcTTCCACCCGGGCcaggacaccccctcccccggctCCCTCCCGCAGACGGAAGCCTGGCAGCCGTCTGTAGCCAAGTTGTCCGAGATGCTGCCCAAGATAGCGCTTCCCCCTCCCAAGGGGGCCCCGCCACCCATGTCGATGCTCTCTGGGACAACTGCTCATGTATCTGTGACCCCCTCCGTCCACTCTGGGACACCCTCAAGCATCTCCTGGACGCCCGCACGGGTGGTCTCGCCTGGGGAGCTGGACTCGGCCGCGCCGGAGGCCCAGGCGCAGCAGATGCGCCCACAGAGGAGCTCGGGGCGGAGCAGACGTGCGCTGTCGGAGACACTGGTGCACTTCCGCCCCTTTCCTGAGGTCCACCCATGGTCCTCGGCCCCGGCCGCCCTGCTTGATGAGCCACTGCCCCTGGAGCAGACGGACTGGTCGCGGTCCAAAATGCTGGACCTGGGGCCCATCGACGCCCTCAACTTCTTCTGCGAGCAGCAGCGGGCTCGGCAGCAGGGCGTCCTGCAGGGGGAGTTTGAGCGCCCACGACGCCCCCCACGCCTGCACCCACGGGGCCCCAACACGGTGGTGCCACAGCCGCGGGATCGCCG GCACTACCCTATCCTCCGGCTTCAGGAGGCCCAAGTCCAGAGGCCTCCGGTGAAAGTGAGGG GCCACGTGCTGTCCCGGCTCTGGGAGGACCACACCCTGGACAGCCCCGCGAGGATGCTGAAGCTGCCCCTGCCCCGGGTGGAGCCGCAGCCTTTTCCCCGAGACTGGCCCAGGCCCTCCCGTCCGCTGCCCCCGGGGCTCCTGCAGCCTGCCCTGCAGCGCTACTTCCTGTTAGATGGCGCGCACCCCGACAGCTACAGCTGA
- the WDR97 gene encoding WD repeat-containing protein 97 isoform X16: protein MESVESGPLPPAPDLCGVDVYDVPDPGLLTEKNEPSFSEPVPQRFTSSSEWQSMTVCSRARQLWLLLRASLQSFVEKAKRAELRAARLTHGLEPLRRLAVAAGLCSVAQDPVGRRFVVLDGAGLLHLHREDGLAQEKLPAPITLTGLVAVLGPLGAVGRFVGWGPAGLAILRSDLSLLWLSKPGLFRAPGHEPICCLPVPNPGLLLVAAAGGILALWKFRSGGRCLVPQGSPLQLPASPPGALVRLALGPQPPCHLPCCFAACGSAVLTCDLHTWALIDVRRDLHKTTVSDLAYCSELEAMVTASRDSTVKVWEADWQIRMVFVGHSGPVTAVAVLPNTSLVLSASQDGTLRTWDLQAAAQVGEVALSCWDRSVPPESVSRLLAPAGPGWPLLSLRASSVELWCLRELYSPLAQLSAPVLHLQVVPVLPTLAPPAPQLPVRLVCACADGSVSLVSALTGRVVNALLLEPEDRAAAVAYCLQREVLWLLTRTGHLLCANSARCPMQVLHRLRPPLPPTPRPCCLHLYSHLTDPRSAFASWEIVCQHKGDLCHRDMAWTWKDKNRYLPVVGHTDGTLSVLELRSSKTVFRTEAHSPGPVTAIASTWNSVVSSGGDLTVKMWRVFPYAEESLGLLRTFSCCHPAVALCALGSRVTVGFEDPDSATYGLVQYGLGNSPRCDHRPQDDPTDHITGLCCCPALKLYACSSLDCTIRIWTAENRLLRLLQLNGAPQALTFCSNSGDLVLALGSRLCLVSHRLYLPTSYLVKKLCQETPDEVHGPPLTNKESLASAQPQRLANLHGVAGLSMASSFIHRQTATPQQPVLEEDLQALIARDHDLQQLGLGLVGPAARPPPSWQQRQEAFDNYLRLIYGPDLLGTCSGRESQRWSTTTVTVERDTRDACALPGPSQAGVCAEAPTVPTVLPPQDLGTQGRRFARPPRVTLPIPPTHRRVHSRASQLLARSSLSSDLGLSLDLQLQSEPLLGEKPVAPDPPSYLQHRIPLLPKRRPQALLSNLGGFYPATIQPDKDSRRPIHFPGCVPNSVVLQQMWQPGQVGGLKALCQLMGSRPKVGHSRDDLGLRQGGWRHHAKWQQNLLQWLGDAEEQGELVLDLASDSLSPHGQPSDQLLESREQEAEVGRQGAVAGPQELLGEEGSAAVATPLPHQSSRFLLRKPSGSPDTTIRKESYFCRPQYRHRRSLWGERYGHLPRFLHFLIGQNWFKKLFPIFTLEAYPEVGTVEGLASLFLDLLEEASWADRGHILHALLRLLPDVSQDLCSRLQGVLLCLLNRDQPPSLEDPTQKQFVMLALQLLLACSLDAREVVLELSAYFLYSPAPCRPEIQKLMDGLGLQDPQGFLFQEMTTWVRAPDLGSKAALRERCRQKLEEMMQPLQVRAGSAGGAPARRASRRRLPRLSPWAEERAEPGEASRLLAPALALPPGLSPTPQLPVCHRRESGGVVSGWRGGSTSPASLRGGGGRGRFHPGQDTPSPGSLPQTEAWQPSVAKLSEMLPKIALPPPKGAPPPMSMLSGTTAHVSVTPSVHSGTPSSISWTPARVVSPGELDSAAPEAQAQQMRPQRSSGRSRRALSETLVHFRPFPEVHPWSSAPAALLDEPLPLEQTDWSRSKMLDLGPIDALNFFCEQQRARQQGVLQGEFERPRRPPRLHPRGPNTVVPQPRDRRHYPILRLQEAQVQRPPVKVRGHVLSRLWEDHTLDSPARMLKLPLPRVEPQPFPRDWPRPSRPLPPGLLQPALQRYFLLDGAHPDSYS from the exons ATGGAGTCGGTGGAAAGCGgccccctgcctccagccccggACCTGTGTGGTGTTGACGTCTATGACGTCCCGGACCCGGGGCTGCTCACGGAAAAGAACG AGCCATCGTTTTCAGAGCCAGTCCCCCAGCGTTTTACCAGCAGCTCAGAGTGGCAGAGCATGACTGTGTGCAGCCGTGCCCGCCAGCTGTGGCTGCTTCTGCGTGCAAGCCTCCAGAGCTTCGTGGAAAAG GCAAAGAGAGCTGAGCTGCGCGCGGCGCGCCTGACGCACGGGCTGGAGCCACTGCGCCGCCTGGCGGTGGCAGCCGGGCTGTGTTCAGTGGCGCAGGACCCGGTGGGTAGACGCTTCGTGGTGCTGGACGGCGCAGGCCTCCTACACCTGCACAGAGAGGACGGCTTGGCACAGGAGAAGTTGCCGGCTCCCATCACACTTACAGGGCTGGTGGCAGTGCTGGGCCCGCTGGGTGCCGTGGGCCGCTTTGTGGGCTGGGGCCCAGCGGGTCTGGCTATACTAAGGTCTGACCTCAGCTTACTGTGGCTGAGTAAGCCAGGGCTGTTCAGAGCACCTGGCCACGAGCCCATCTGCTGCCTGCCGGTGCCCAATCCCGGGCTGCTGCTGGTGGCAGCGGCAGGCGGCATCCTGGCCCTCTGGAAGTTCCGTTCAGGGGGTCGCTGCCTGGTTCCACAGGGGTCgcctctgcagctgccagcaagcCCCCCAGGAGCGCTCGTGCGCCTGGCTCTGGGGCCTCAGCCCCCCTGTCACCTCCCATGCTGCTTTGCAGCCTGCGGCTCTGCTGTGCTCACCTGCGATCTGCACACCTGGGCTCTCATAGATGTGCGACGGGACTTGCACAAAAC CACCGTCTCGGACCTGGCGTACTGCAGTGAGCTCGAGGCCATGGTGACAGCGTCCCGGGACAGCACAGTGAAGGTGTGGGAGGCAGACTGGCAGATCCGGATGGTGTTCGTGGGCCACTCAG GCCCggtgactgctgtggctgtgctcccGAACACGTCCCTGGTGCTGTCGGCTTCGCAGGACGGGACGCTTCGCACGTGGGACCTGCAGGCAGCGGCGCAGGTGGGAGAGGTGGCACTGAGCTGCTGGGACCGGAGCGTGCCGCCCGAGAGCGTGAGCCGCCTGCTGGCCCCTGCCGGCCCGGGCTGGCCCTTGCTCTCCTTGCGCGCCAGCAGCGTGGAGTTGTGGTGCCTGCGTGAGCTCTACTCGCCCTTGGCACAGCTGTCGGCGccagtgctgcacctgcaggtgGTGCCCGTGCTGCCCACGCTGGCGCCCCCGGCCCCTCAGCTGCCGGTGCGCCTTGTGTGCGCATGCGCCGACGGCTCAGTTTCCCTGGTCTCGGCCTTGACCGGACGCGTGGTGAACGCGCTTCTGCTCGAGCCCGAAGACCGCGCGGCCGCTGTGGCCTATTGCCTGCAGCGAGAGGTGCTGTGGCTGCTGACGCGCACCGGGCACCTGCTGTGCGCCAATTCTGCGCGCTGCCCCATGCAGGTGCTGCACCGCCTGCGCCCACCGctgccccccactcccaggcCCTGCTGCCTGCACCTCTACAGCCACCTCACAGACCCCAGGAGCGCGTTTGCCAGCTGGGAGATCGTGTGCCAGCACAAGggcgacctgtgccacagagaCATGGCCTGGACCTGGAAGGATAAGAACCG GTACCTGCCTGTGGTGGGGCATACGGATGGCACCCTGTCGGTACTCGAGCTGCGCTCCTCCAAGACTGTTTTCCGAACGGAGGCTCACAGCCCAGGCCCCGTCACCGCCATCGCGTCCACCTGGAACAGCGTCGTGTCCTCGG GGGGAGACCTGACTGTGAAGATGTGGCGCGTCTTCCCCTACGCCGAAGAGAGCCTGGGTCTGCTGCGCACCTTCTCCTGCTGCCACCCGGCCGTGGCGCTCTGTGCCCTGGGGTCGCGCGTCACCGTGGGCTTTGAGGACCCAGACAGCGCCACCTACGGCTTGGTGCAGTATGGCCTGGGCAACAGTCCGCGCTGTGATCACCGGCCCCAGGATGACCCCACCGACCACATCACCG GCCTGTGCTGCTGTCCCGCCCTCAAGCTGTACGCCTGCTCCAGCCTGGACTGTACCATCCGCATCTGGACAGCGGAGAACCGCCTGCTGAG GCTCCTGCAGCTGAATGGTGCCCCTCAGGCCCTGACCTTCTGCAGCAACAGTGGGGACCTGGTGCTGGCACTGGGCTCCCGCCTCTGCCTGGTGTCACACAGGCTCTACCTGCCCACGTCTTACCTGGTTAAG AAGCTGTGCCAGGAGACGCCTGATGAGGTGCATGGCCCTCCACTGACCAACAAGGAGTCACTGGCATCAGCCCAGCCGCAGAGGCTTGCCAACCTGCATGGGGTGGCCGGCCTCAG CATGGCCTCGTCTTTCATCCATCGCCAGACGGCAACACCTCAGCAGCCTGTgttggaggag gacttgCAGGCCCTCATCGCCCGGGACCACGACCTTCAGCAGCTAGGACTGGGGCTGGTGGGCCCGGCAGCCCGGCCCCCACCCTCCTGGCAGCAGCGCCAGGAGGCCTTTGATAACTACCTTCGTCTGATCTATGGCCCTGACCTGCTG GGCACGTGCTCTGGACGAGAGTCCCAGCGATGGAGCACCACGACTGTCACGGTGGAGAGAGACACGCGGGATGCATGTGCCCTGCCTGGTCCCTCGCAGGCTGGCGTCTGCGCCGAAGCCCCAACAGTGCCGACAGTCCTGCCACCCCAGGACCTGGGCACCCAGGGCCGGCGCTTTGCCCGCCCTCCCCGAGTCACCTTGcccatcccccccacccaccgGAGGGTGCACAGCAGAGCATCCCAG CTGCTGGCCCGCTCCTCCCTGAGCTCCGACCTGGGCCTCAGtctggacctgcagctgcagtcGGAGCCGCTCCTCGGGGAGAAGCCTGTGGCCCCGGACCCACCATCCTACCTGCAGCACAGG ATCCCCCTGCTGCCGAAGAGGCGGCCCCAGGCGCTTCTCTCCAACCTCGGGGGCTTCTATCCTGCCACCATTCAGCCCGACAAG GACTCGAGGCGGCCCATCCACTTCCCTGGCTGTGTGCCCAACTCTGTGGTGCTGCAGCAGATGTGGCAACCCGGGCAGGTCGGCGGCCTCAAAGCCCTCTGCCAGCTCATGGGCAGCAGACCCAAG GTAGGACACAGCCGAGACGACCTGGGGCTGCGCCAGGGCGGCTGGCGGCACCACGCCAAGTGGCAGCAGAACCTGCTCCAGTGGCTGGGGGATGCAGAGGAGCAAGGAGAGCTGGTTCTGGACTTGGCCTCAGATTCTCTGAGCCCCCACGGGCAGCCTTCAGACCAGCTGCTGGAGTCCAGGGAGCAGGAGGCTGAAGTGGGCCGCCAGGGCGCTGTGGCCGGGCCTCAGGAGCTGCTTGGAGAGGAAGggtctgcagctgtggccacGCCCCTGCCCCATCAGAGCTCCAGGTTTTTGCTCCGGAAGCCCAGCGGCTCCCCAGACACCACCATCAGGAAAGAGAGCTATTTCTGCCGCCCCCAGTACCGCCACAGGCGCTCGCTCTGGGGAGAGCGCTATGGGCATCTGCCGAGGTTCCTGCATTTTCTCATCGGCCAGAACTGGTTCAAAAAGCTCTTCCCCATCTTCACTCTGGAG GCGTACCCTGAGGTGGGCACGGTGGAGGGCCTGGCCTCGCTGTTCTTGGACCTGCTGGAGGAGGCCTCCTGGGCAGACCGCGGGCACATCCTCCACGCGCTGCTGAGGCTGCTGCCTGACGTCAGCCAGGACCTCTGCAGCCGGCTGCAGGGCGTCCTCCTGTGCTTGCTCAACCGGGACCAGCCCCCCAGCCTCGAG gacCCAACGCAGAAGCAGTTTGTGATGCTGGCGCTGCAGCTGCTCCTGGCCTGCTCCCTGGATGCGCGCGAGGTGGTGCTGGAGCTCTCGGCCTACTTCCTGTACTCGCCAGCGCCCTGCCG GCCGGAGATCCAGAAGCTGATGGACGGACTAGGCCTCCAGGACCCTCAGGGCTTCCTGTTCCAGGAGATGACGACCTGGGTCCGGGCTCCAGACCTCGGCTCCAAGGCCGCACTGCGCGAGCGCTGCCGCCAGAAGCTGGAGGAAATGATGCAGCCGTTGCAGGTCAGGGCGGGCAGCGCTGGGGGGGCGCCTGCCCGCAGAGCCTCTCGCCGCCGTCTCCCCAGGCTCTCCCCCTGGGCAGAGGAGCGAGCTGAGCCGGGCGAGGCCAGCAGGCTCCTCGCCCCGGCTCTGGCTCTGCCTCCCGggctctctcccaccccccagcTTCCTGTGTGCCACCGGAGGGAGTCTGGGGGGGTGGTCTCAGGCTGGCGAGGGGGCAGCACCTCTCCAGCCtccctgcggggggggggggggcggggccgcTTCCACCCGGGCcaggacaccccctcccccggctCCCTCCCGCAGACGGAAGCCTGGCAGCCGTCTGTAGCCAAGTTGTCCGAGATGCTGCCCAAGATAGCGCTTCCCCCTCCCAAGGGGGCCCCGCCACCCATGTCGATGCTCTCTGGGACAACTGCTCATGTATCTGTGACCCCCTCCGTCCACTCTGGGACACCCTCAAGCATCTCCTGGACGCCCGCACGGGTGGTCTCGCCTGGGGAGCTGGACTCGGCCGCGCCGGAGGCCCAGGCGCAGCAGATGCGCCCACAGAGGAGCTCGGGGCGGAGCAGACGTGCGCTGTCGGAGACACTGGTGCACTTCCGCCCCTTTCCTGAGGTCCACCCATGGTCCTCGGCCCCGGCCGCCCTGCTTGATGAGCCACTGCCCCTGGAGCAGACGGACTGGTCGCGGTCCAAAATGCTGGACCTGGGGCCCATCGACGCCCTCAACTTCTTCTGCGAGCAGCAGCGGGCTCGGCAGCAGGGCGTCCTGCAGGGGGAGTTTGAGCGCCCACGACGCCCCCCACGCCTGCACCCACGGGGCCCCAACACGGTGGTGCCACAGCCGCGGGATCGCCG GCACTACCCTATCCTCCGGCTTCAGGAGGCCCAAGTCCAGAGGCCTCCGGTGAAAGTGAGGG GCCACGTGCTGTCCCGGCTCTGGGAGGACCACACCCTGGACAGCCCCGCGAGGATGCTGAAGCTGCCCCTGCCCCGGGTGGAGCCGCAGCCTTTTCCCCGAGACTGGCCCAGGCCCTCCCGTCCGCTGCCCCCGGGGCTCCTGCAGCCTGCCCTGCAGCGCTACTTCCTGTTAGATGGCGCGCACCCCGACAGCTACAGCTGA